From Kineosporia succinea, the proteins below share one genomic window:
- a CDS encoding DUF1206 domain-containing protein, with the protein MASSTPTHNGASGSAEGAKNTAEGLARQANSKWLKRLGQVGVAAIGVVYLLLAWISLQVAWGGSEESADNSGALSEIAEKPFGQVLLVVMGIGLVGYAVWQFLLSIIGPPSDDSAFKRASAAGKGVFGAALAVQSLRLGFGGGGSSSSSKTTDWTSSLMEAPAGRVLVVILGLAVIAWAGYMAYKGVKKKFLEKLEGHPGQGVVRLGQAGWISRGVAFGVLGILFIVAGVQSQPEEAAGLDAALKTLAEQPFGQWILTLVALGLACYAVFQLVTARIHKEG; encoded by the coding sequence ATGGCCAGTTCCACCCCCACGCACAACGGTGCCTCGGGCAGCGCCGAAGGTGCGAAGAACACTGCCGAAGGGCTGGCCCGCCAGGCCAACTCGAAATGGCTGAAACGTCTCGGGCAGGTCGGGGTCGCGGCCATCGGCGTGGTCTACCTGCTGCTGGCCTGGATCTCCCTGCAGGTTGCCTGGGGCGGCTCGGAAGAGAGCGCCGACAACTCCGGGGCACTCTCCGAGATCGCCGAGAAGCCGTTCGGTCAGGTGCTTCTCGTGGTCATGGGCATCGGCCTGGTCGGCTACGCGGTCTGGCAGTTCCTGCTCAGCATCATCGGCCCGCCGAGCGACGACAGCGCCTTCAAGCGCGCGAGTGCCGCCGGTAAGGGCGTTTTCGGTGCGGCGCTCGCCGTGCAGTCGCTGCGTCTCGGTTTCGGCGGCGGCGGTTCGAGCTCCAGCAGCAAGACCACCGACTGGACCTCCTCGCTGATGGAGGCGCCCGCCGGCCGCGTGCTGGTGGTCATCCTCGGTCTCGCCGTCATCGCCTGGGCCGGGTACATGGCCTACAAGGGCGTGAAGAAGAAGTTCCTGGAGAAGCTCGAAGGCCACCCGGGCCAGGGCGTCGTGCGTCTGGGCCAGGCCGGCTGGATCTCTCGCGGTGTCGCGTTCGGGGTGCTGGGCATCCTGTTCATCGTGGCCGGGGTGCAGTCGCAGCCCGAGGAGGCCGCGGGCCTCGACGCCGCGCTGAAGACCCTCGCCGAGCAGCCCTTCGGCCAGTGGATCCTCACCCTGGTCGCGCTGGGCCTGGCCTGCTACGCGGTCTTCCAGCTGGTGACGGCCCGCATCCACAAGGAAGGCTGA
- a CDS encoding ATP-binding cassette domain-containing protein, translating to MAGTRLSYVHSLRPRTTALLTVTGLRKSYRSRAGQATAVDSISLAVEAGQVLSLLGPARAGKSVALSLIAGRERPDAGRIQLSGHDVPRGRHDIGHVATGFGFTARQSVREVMTAALRTGGSGRRGLDDELATVLARLTFDGDPDARVAELPAREQLLVAIGREAVAGARVLLLDEPLEPVERPLRDQAQDDILALRQEFGLTLVIATRNPRQAMNLSERVAVMINGRLEQTGAPIEVYERPATEEVAALGGAVNLLGPAASVQLLNQTATFSVRPEKIRIVETGYEAAPDEVLAIGTVLTVVYGGATTRITIQLDADAAVIRVLRMNSAAPEDLPASPGQRVTLIWPRRDATRFV from the coding sequence ATGGCCGGCACACGTCTGTCGTACGTGCACAGCCTGCGCCCGCGCACCACGGCGCTGCTCACCGTCACCGGTCTGCGCAAGTCCTACCGTTCGCGGGCCGGGCAGGCCACGGCCGTCGACAGCATCAGCCTGGCCGTCGAGGCGGGCCAGGTGCTCAGCCTGCTCGGCCCGGCCCGGGCCGGTAAGTCGGTGGCCCTCTCGCTGATCGCCGGGCGGGAGCGGCCCGACGCGGGCCGCATCCAGCTCTCCGGGCACGACGTCCCCCGCGGTCGGCACGACATCGGCCACGTCGCCACCGGTTTCGGCTTCACCGCCCGTCAGAGCGTGCGTGAGGTCATGACCGCCGCGTTGCGTACCGGGGGCTCCGGCCGCCGGGGGCTCGACGACGAGCTGGCCACGGTGCTGGCCCGTCTCACCTTCGACGGCGATCCGGACGCCCGGGTCGCCGAACTGCCCGCCCGCGAGCAGCTTCTCGTGGCGATCGGGCGGGAGGCCGTGGCCGGCGCCCGGGTGCTGCTGCTCGACGAGCCGCTCGAACCGGTCGAGCGGCCGCTGCGCGACCAGGCCCAGGACGACATCCTGGCGTTGCGCCAGGAGTTCGGCCTCACACTCGTCATCGCCACCCGGAACCCGCGCCAGGCCATGAATCTCAGCGAACGGGTGGCCGTGATGATCAACGGCCGGCTGGAACAGACCGGCGCCCCGATCGAGGTCTACGAGCGTCCGGCGACCGAGGAGGTGGCCGCGCTGGGAGGTGCCGTGAATCTCCTCGGCCCCGCCGCGTCCGTGCAGTTGCTCAACCAGACGGCCACGTTCAGCGTGCGCCCGGAGAAGATCCGCATCGTCGAGACCGGTTACGAGGCGGCGCCCGACGAGGTGCTGGCGATCGGGACGGTGCTCACCGTGGTCTACGGCGGGGCCACCACGCGCATCACGATCCAGCTCGATGCCGACGCCGCCGTGATCCGGGTGCTGCGGATGAACAGCGCCGCCCCGGAAGACCTTCCGGCTTCACCTGGGCAGCGCGTGACCCTGATCTGGCCACGCCGGGACGCAACCCGGTTCGTCTGA
- a CDS encoding LacI family DNA-binding transcriptional regulator translates to MDSQLPETAGPLNRGAHLGRRPTMRDVAALAGVSLKTVSRVVNGEPGVSSTLGRRVRDAIDELDFRPNIGARSLRRAGGRTATVGLLLEDVSNPFSSALQRAVEDVAIPRGVMVFTASLDEDPQRERELTRAFSARRADGLIIAPASNDQSYLESELRAGTAIVCIDREARHLEVDSVLTTNVAGASAGVKHLIDHGHRRIAFLGDRADITTAQQRYEGYTQALTTAGLPVDTGIVLSDLTSQALAQAAAAELLRGDDPPTAVFAAQNLVTIGVARALRQLGRERGVALVGFDDFPLADLLDPGVTVVAQDPTAIGRLAATVLFDRIGGSDSPPATHVVPTKLITRGSGEIRPGSNLR, encoded by the coding sequence ATGGACAGCCAGCTGCCGGAGACTGCAGGACCGCTGAACCGGGGAGCGCACCTGGGGCGGCGCCCGACGATGCGTGACGTCGCGGCGCTCGCGGGGGTCAGCCTCAAAACGGTTTCAAGGGTGGTGAACGGCGAGCCGGGGGTCTCCAGCACTCTCGGCCGGCGGGTGCGCGACGCGATCGACGAGCTCGACTTCCGGCCCAACATCGGGGCCCGGAGTCTGCGGCGGGCCGGGGGCCGTACGGCCACGGTCGGTCTGCTGCTCGAAGACGTCTCGAACCCGTTCTCGTCGGCGCTGCAACGGGCGGTCGAGGACGTGGCGATCCCCCGCGGGGTCATGGTGTTCACGGCCAGCCTCGACGAAGACCCGCAGCGCGAGCGGGAGCTCACGCGCGCCTTCAGCGCGCGCCGGGCGGACGGGCTGATCATCGCGCCGGCCAGCAACGACCAGTCGTACCTGGAGAGCGAGCTGCGGGCGGGCACCGCCATCGTCTGCATCGACCGCGAGGCCCGGCACCTCGAGGTCGACTCGGTGCTCACCACCAACGTGGCCGGGGCCTCCGCCGGGGTGAAACATCTGATCGATCACGGCCACCGGCGCATCGCGTTCCTCGGTGACCGGGCCGACATCACCACGGCCCAGCAGCGCTACGAGGGGTACACCCAGGCGCTGACCACGGCCGGCCTGCCGGTCGACACCGGCATCGTGCTGAGCGACCTGACCAGTCAGGCACTCGCCCAGGCGGCCGCGGCCGAGCTGCTCCGGGGTGACGATCCGCCGACCGCGGTGTTCGCGGCGCAGAACCTGGTCACCATCGGCGTGGCCCGGGCGCTGCGGCAGCTGGGGCGCGAACGCGGCGTCGCGCTGGTCGGTTTCGACGACTTCCCGCTCGCCGACCTGCTGGATCCGGGCGTCACGGTGGTGGCGCAGGACCCGACGGCGATCGGGCGGCTGGCGGCGACGGTGCTGTTCGACCGGATCGGGGGCAGCGACTCACCTCCGGCCACGCACGTGGTGCCGACGAAGCTGATCACCCGGGGGTCGGGCGAGATCCGGCCGGGTAGCAACCTGCGTTAG
- a CDS encoding MBL fold metallo-hydrolase: MRITHIGHSCLLVETGGARILTDPGAFTEGFEDLTEIDAIAVTHQHLDHLDVDRLPALLAKNPEAVVLAEPETAAVLARSGIPALPLTLDEPVALKEATLTALGGVHAEIHADIPLIGNVGLRIGAPGDPTLFHPGDSYGAQPDDIDLLAVPLNAPWAKFSETANFVRAIGPGRLFPIHDSLLKPTGREVYLRNLSGLLPEHSQLMDLAGQGATEV; this comes from the coding sequence ATGCGGATCACTCATATCGGGCACTCGTGCCTGCTGGTCGAGACCGGCGGCGCCCGCATCCTGACCGACCCGGGCGCGTTCACCGAGGGTTTCGAGGACCTGACCGAAATCGACGCGATCGCCGTCACCCACCAGCACCTCGACCACCTCGACGTCGACCGGCTGCCGGCCCTGCTCGCGAAGAACCCCGAGGCCGTGGTGCTGGCCGAGCCCGAGACGGCGGCGGTGCTGGCCCGGTCGGGGATCCCCGCGCTGCCGCTGACGCTCGACGAGCCGGTCGCGCTGAAGGAGGCGACGCTCACCGCGCTGGGTGGGGTGCACGCCGAGATCCACGCCGACATCCCGCTGATCGGCAACGTCGGGCTGCGCATCGGCGCCCCCGGTGACCCGACGCTGTTCCACCCGGGCGACTCCTACGGCGCCCAGCCCGACGACATCGACCTGCTGGCCGTGCCGCTCAACGCACCGTGGGCCAAGTTCAGCGAGACGGCCAACTTCGTGCGGGCGATCGGCCCGGGCCGGCTCTTCCCGATCCACGACAGCCTGCTCAAGCCGACCGGGCGCGAGGTGTACCTGCGCAATCTGTCCGGCTTGCTGCCGGAGCACTCGCAGTTGATGGATCTGGCCGGGCAGGGCGCCACCGAGGTGTGA
- the purQ gene encoding phosphoribosylformylglycinamidine synthase subunit PurQ — MRIGVVTFPGTLDDRDALRAIRIAGGTPVSLWHGDDDIQGVDAVVLPGGFSYGDYLRCGAIARFAPVMNTIAKLAGPPDQVAPGLPVLGICNGFQVLTESHLLPGALVRNEKQQFVCRDQKLRIERTSTSWTNAYSQNDEIVVPLKNGEGGFVADEPTLDRLEGEGRVVARYLEGNPNGSYRDIAGISNASGTVVGLMPHPEHATEALYGPEGTDGCDGLPFFTSALQGVLSA, encoded by the coding sequence GTGCGCATCGGCGTCGTCACCTTCCCCGGCACCCTCGACGACCGGGACGCCTTGCGCGCGATCCGGATCGCCGGCGGCACCCCCGTCTCCCTCTGGCACGGTGACGACGACATCCAGGGTGTCGACGCCGTCGTCCTCCCCGGTGGGTTCTCGTACGGCGACTACCTGCGCTGCGGGGCCATCGCCCGGTTCGCGCCGGTCATGAACACGATCGCGAAGCTGGCCGGCCCGCCCGACCAGGTCGCGCCCGGTCTGCCGGTTCTCGGCATCTGCAACGGCTTCCAGGTGCTCACCGAGTCGCACCTGCTGCCCGGTGCCCTGGTGCGCAACGAGAAGCAGCAGTTCGTGTGCCGCGACCAGAAGCTGCGCATCGAGCGCACCAGCACCTCGTGGACCAACGCCTACAGCCAGAACGACGAGATCGTCGTCCCGCTGAAGAACGGCGAGGGTGGCTTCGTGGCCGACGAGCCCACGCTCGACCGGCTCGAGGGCGAGGGGCGCGTGGTCGCCCGCTACCTCGAGGGCAACCCCAACGGCTCGTACCGCGACATCGCCGGCATCAGCAACGCCTCCGGCACCGTCGTCGGCCTGATGCCGCACCCGGAGCACGCCACCGAGGCCCTCTACGGCCCGGAAGGCACCGACGGCTGTGACGGCCTGCCTTTCTTCACCAGCGCACTGCAGGGAGTGCTCTCCGCGTGA
- a CDS encoding GNAT family N-acetyltransferase, giving the protein MSAPRIEISPVGDDHLRAWVSMVNRGFLHPRQASSVRLDLLRKQALDRRLRMSRIDGVLCGSFQHWDADLPVPGGTAPALAITSVAVLASHRRRGVASAQMRSALAEGRELGHALGLLIASESAIYGRYGFGAASEIVRWTVHSPRVRFAGTGSEGIQLSEGIQLESTDDAAVRQVGPELYRAASAGLPGALPRTDLNWDFGCGVIAEAADADLDRPAVIARDASGTPVGYASYRFSGEWTLQEKASVELVDLVAVTPAAYRALWRYLAELDLTDRIVADNRTPHELLPAMLVDRRAAVESHRADFHWVRLLDVPAAFGARSAQSPGRVVVEVTDPEGYANGRWQVDADESGTVAVTSSRESADLTLPVSTLGSVYLGQQPLTRLHAAGLADEHRAGAVRRFEAMTTWTPTGMVGHTWF; this is encoded by the coding sequence GTGAGCGCTCCGAGGATCGAGATCAGCCCCGTCGGTGACGACCACCTGCGGGCCTGGGTCTCCATGGTGAACCGCGGCTTCCTGCACCCGCGCCAGGCGTCGTCCGTACGGCTCGATCTGCTGCGCAAGCAGGCCCTCGACCGCCGGCTGCGGATGAGCCGGATCGACGGCGTGCTCTGCGGCAGCTTCCAGCACTGGGACGCCGACCTGCCGGTTCCCGGGGGCACCGCGCCGGCCCTGGCCATCACCTCGGTGGCCGTGCTCGCCAGTCACCGGCGCCGGGGTGTCGCGAGCGCCCAGATGCGCTCGGCCCTGGCCGAGGGCCGCGAGCTCGGGCACGCGCTCGGGCTGCTGATCGCCAGCGAGAGCGCCATCTACGGCCGCTACGGGTTCGGCGCCGCGTCCGAGATCGTGCGCTGGACCGTGCACAGCCCGCGGGTGCGCTTCGCCGGCACCGGTTCCGAGGGCATCCAGCTTTCCGAGGGCATCCAGCTGGAGAGCACCGACGACGCCGCGGTGCGTCAGGTGGGCCCGGAGCTGTACCGGGCGGCTTCGGCGGGTCTGCCGGGGGCACTCCCGCGCACCGACCTGAACTGGGACTTCGGCTGCGGCGTGATCGCCGAGGCCGCCGACGCGGACCTCGACCGCCCCGCCGTGATCGCGCGGGACGCCTCGGGCACCCCGGTCGGCTACGCCAGCTACCGGTTCTCCGGTGAGTGGACGCTGCAGGAGAAGGCCTCCGTCGAGCTGGTGGACCTGGTCGCCGTCACCCCCGCCGCCTACCGCGCGCTGTGGCGCTACCTGGCCGAGCTCGACCTGACCGACCGGATCGTGGCCGACAACCGCACGCCGCACGAGCTGCTGCCGGCGATGCTCGTCGACCGGCGGGCCGCGGTGGAGTCGCACCGGGCCGACTTCCACTGGGTGCGCCTGCTCGACGTGCCCGCCGCGTTCGGCGCCCGCTCGGCGCAGAGCCCGGGCCGGGTGGTCGTGGAGGTCACCGATCCGGAGGGGTACGCGAACGGACGCTGGCAGGTGGACGCCGACGAGTCCGGCACGGTGGCGGTCACGTCGAGCCGGGAGAGCGCCGACCTGACGCTGCCCGTGTCCACGCTGGGGTCGGTCTACCTGGGGCAGCAGCCGCTCACCCGGCTGCACGCGGCCGGGCTGGCCGACGAGCACCGGGCCGGGGCGGTGCGGCGGTTCGAGGCGATGACGACGTGGACGCCGACCGGGATGGTGGGCCACACCTGGTTCTAG
- a CDS encoding nucleoside deaminase — protein sequence MSTRTESDWLDQAISLAAENVERGGGPFGALIVRNHELVATGTNQVTPTLDPTAHAEVVAIRAACQALGTFKLDGCLLVASCEPCPMCFASSMWARVDRIVYAADRDDAARAGFDDRAFYEVFANDSSTWPLTLAQVPVPDATLPFSKWEHKADRTDY from the coding sequence GTGAGCACGAGAACCGAAAGCGACTGGCTCGACCAGGCGATCTCCCTGGCCGCCGAGAACGTCGAAAGGGGCGGTGGCCCCTTCGGTGCCCTGATCGTCCGCAATCACGAACTGGTCGCGACCGGCACCAACCAGGTGACCCCCACGCTCGACCCGACGGCGCACGCCGAGGTGGTCGCGATCCGCGCCGCCTGCCAGGCCCTGGGCACGTTCAAGCTCGACGGCTGCCTCCTGGTGGCCTCGTGCGAGCCCTGCCCGATGTGCTTCGCCTCGTCGATGTGGGCGCGGGTCGACCGCATCGTCTACGCCGCCGACCGCGACGACGCCGCCCGGGCCGGATTCGACGACCGGGCGTTCTACGAGGTGTTCGCGAACGATTCGTCCACCTGGCCCCTCACCCTCGCCCAGGTACCGGTGCCGGACGCCACCCTCCCGTTCTCGAAGTGGGAGCACAAGGCCGACCGAACGGACTACTGA
- a CDS encoding IspD/TarI family cytidylyltransferase, with amino-acid sequence MSVWGVVLAGGGGTRFGGLKQFARLGGQSLLERVVSVALASCDGVVVVLPAGHDWNGPGIRATGGSTRAESVRAGLAALPGDASIVCITDAAHPLAGSVLYERVIGAVRAGADAALPGLPLTDAVKRVQMVNDEPHLLGVAGATTPAGGHVSAQMPMAFSLPVLLRAHREIADAVEDSAMVGAAGGRVVVVPGEPTNVHVTTPDELVVAQALLPLTH; translated from the coding sequence ATGAGTGTGTGGGGCGTGGTTCTGGCCGGTGGAGGTGGCACCCGGTTCGGCGGGCTGAAGCAGTTCGCCCGGCTCGGCGGGCAGAGCCTGCTCGAGCGGGTGGTCTCGGTGGCCCTGGCGAGCTGTGACGGCGTGGTGGTGGTGCTTCCTGCCGGTCACGACTGGAACGGCCCGGGTATCCGCGCCACCGGCGGTTCCACCCGCGCCGAGTCGGTGCGCGCGGGCCTCGCGGCCCTGCCCGGCGACGCCTCGATCGTCTGCATCACCGACGCCGCGCACCCCCTGGCCGGTTCCGTGCTCTACGAGCGGGTCATCGGGGCCGTGCGCGCCGGGGCTGATGCGGCGCTGCCCGGCCTGCCGCTCACCGATGCGGTCAAGAGGGTGCAAATGGTAAACGACGAACCGCACCTTCTCGGGGTCGCGGGAGCGACCACCCCGGCCGGTGGCCACGTGTCGGCCCAGATGCCGATGGCGTTCAGCCTGCCCGTGCTGCTGCGGGCGCACCGCGAGATCGCCGACGCGGTCGAGGATTCCGCGATGGTCGGTGCGGCCGGGGGCCGGGTCGTGGTGGTGCCCGGCGAGCCCACCAACGTCCATGTCACCACACCGGACGAGCTCGTGGTGGCGCAGGCCCTGCTACCCCTGACGCACTAG
- the purL gene encoding phosphoribosylformylglycinamidine synthase subunit PurL, producing MTAEQRKALDTVDKALKTPDVEQPWAALGMKADEYEAVRKILDRRPTGSELAMYSVMWSEHCSYKSSKVHLRQFGDKTTDEMKEHLLVGIGENAGVVDIGQGWAVTFKVESHNHPSYVEPYQGAATGVGGIVRDIISMGARPVAVMDPLRFGAIDHPDTHRVLPGIVAGIGGYGNCLGLPNIGGEVSFDPCYQGNPLVNALAVGTMRHEDIHLANARGNGNLVVLFGARTGGDGIGGASILASDTFTEGGPTKRPAVQVGDPFAEKVLIECCLDLFKANVVQGIQDLGAAGLSCAFSELASNGDGGMLVHLDRAPLRDSTLAPEEILMSESQERMMAVVTPEDLPGFLAITTRWDVEATVMGEVTESGRLVVLWHGETIVDVPPRSVAHDGPVYDRPYSRPEWLDARQADTPDNLPKPQSDEELRQLVTTMAGTPNLASRQWITQQYDRYVQGNTAQAMPDDAGVIRVDETSGLGVAIATDCNQRFAALDPYTGAQLALAEAYRNVGAAGGRPLAVTDCLNFGSPEDPAVMWQFAEAVRGLADGCQQLGIPVTGGNVSLYNQTGTTAIHPTPVVGVLGVLEDVARRTPSGWNTSGAQLFLLGVTKPEFAGSEWAWSQHQHLGGLPPAVDLEAERALASVLASAADDQLLVAAHDLSDGGLAQVLVESSLRYGIGASVSLDAALERDGVDAFTLLFSESTARAVVAVKPEAMQLFTQACLANEVPVVALGSTGGESLTLAGRFSIGLDELREAHEATLPAALNA from the coding sequence CTGACCGCAGAGCAGCGCAAGGCTCTCGACACCGTCGACAAGGCCCTCAAGACGCCCGACGTCGAGCAGCCCTGGGCCGCCCTCGGCATGAAGGCCGACGAGTACGAGGCCGTGCGCAAGATCCTCGACCGCCGGCCCACCGGTTCCGAGCTCGCGATGTACTCGGTGATGTGGAGCGAGCACTGCTCGTACAAGTCCAGCAAGGTGCACCTGCGTCAGTTCGGTGACAAGACCACCGACGAGATGAAGGAACACCTGCTCGTCGGCATCGGCGAGAACGCCGGCGTCGTCGACATCGGCCAGGGCTGGGCCGTCACCTTCAAGGTGGAGAGCCACAACCACCCCAGCTACGTCGAGCCCTACCAGGGCGCGGCCACCGGCGTCGGCGGCATCGTGCGCGACATCATCTCGATGGGCGCCCGCCCGGTCGCGGTGATGGACCCGCTGCGCTTCGGCGCCATCGACCACCCCGACACCCACCGCGTCCTGCCCGGGATCGTGGCCGGCATCGGTGGCTACGGAAACTGTTTGGGCCTGCCCAACATCGGTGGCGAGGTCTCGTTCGACCCCTGCTACCAGGGCAACCCGCTGGTCAACGCGCTCGCCGTGGGCACCATGCGGCACGAGGACATCCACCTCGCCAACGCTCGCGGCAACGGCAACCTGGTGGTGCTGTTCGGCGCCCGCACCGGTGGCGACGGCATCGGCGGCGCGTCGATCCTGGCCAGCGACACCTTCACCGAGGGCGGCCCGACCAAGCGCCCGGCCGTGCAGGTGGGCGACCCGTTCGCCGAGAAGGTGCTCATCGAGTGCTGCCTCGACCTGTTCAAGGCGAACGTCGTGCAGGGCATCCAGGACCTCGGCGCGGCCGGCCTGAGCTGTGCGTTCTCCGAGCTCGCGAGCAACGGCGACGGCGGCATGCTGGTGCACCTCGACCGGGCCCCGCTGCGTGACTCCACGCTCGCGCCCGAAGAGATCCTGATGAGCGAGTCGCAGGAACGCATGATGGCCGTGGTCACGCCGGAAGACCTGCCCGGCTTCCTGGCGATCACCACCCGGTGGGACGTCGAGGCCACCGTCATGGGTGAGGTCACCGAGTCCGGCCGCCTGGTCGTGCTGTGGCACGGCGAGACCATCGTCGACGTGCCGCCGCGTTCGGTGGCGCACGACGGCCCGGTCTACGACCGCCCGTACTCCCGCCCGGAGTGGCTCGACGCGCGTCAGGCCGACACGCCCGACAACCTGCCGAAGCCGCAGAGCGACGAGGAGCTCCGGCAGCTCGTCACCACCATGGCCGGCACGCCGAACCTGGCCAGCCGTCAGTGGATCACCCAGCAGTACGACCGCTACGTGCAGGGCAACACGGCGCAGGCCATGCCCGACGACGCGGGCGTGATCCGGGTGGACGAGACCAGCGGCCTGGGCGTCGCCATCGCCACCGACTGCAACCAGCGCTTCGCCGCGCTCGACCCGTACACCGGGGCGCAGCTGGCCCTGGCCGAGGCGTACCGCAACGTGGGCGCAGCCGGTGGCCGCCCGCTCGCGGTCACCGACTGCCTGAACTTCGGCTCGCCCGAGGACCCGGCCGTGATGTGGCAGTTCGCCGAGGCCGTGCGCGGTCTGGCCGACGGATGCCAGCAGCTCGGCATCCCGGTGACCGGCGGAAACGTCAGTCTGTACAACCAGACCGGCACCACGGCCATCCACCCGACGCCGGTCGTGGGTGTGCTCGGCGTGCTGGAGGACGTGGCCCGCCGCACCCCGTCGGGCTGGAACACCTCGGGCGCGCAGCTGTTCCTGCTCGGGGTGACGAAGCCCGAGTTCGCCGGGTCCGAGTGGGCCTGGTCGCAGCACCAGCACCTGGGTGGTCTCCCGCCGGCCGTCGACCTGGAGGCCGAGCGGGCCCTGGCGTCGGTGCTGGCCTCGGCCGCCGACGACCAGCTGCTGGTCGCCGCGCACGACCTGTCCGACGGTGGCCTGGCCCAGGTGCTCGTCGAGTCGTCGCTGCGCTACGGCATCGGTGCCTCGGTGTCGCTCGACGCGGCGCTGGAGCGTGACGGGGTCGACGCCTTCACCCTGCTGTTCTCCGAGTCCACGGCCCGCGCCGTGGTCGCGGTGAAGCCGGAGGCCATGCAGCTGTTCACGCAGGCCTGCCTGGCCAACGAGGTGCCGGTGGTGGCCCTGGGCTCCACCGGGGGCGAGTCGCTCACCCTGGCCGGCCGGTTCAGCATCGGTCTGGACGAGCTGCGTGAGGCCCACGAGGCCACGCTGCCGGCGGCACTGAACGCCTGA
- a CDS encoding GDSL-type esterase/lipase family protein — translation MVRKTVLGGLLVAILAAALMVPASAEASPPPGDPVVVSLGDSYISGTAGRWAGNSDDFLFDRGGTDRAWSRQKGELFGDSDPALIYAKTASSGCFRSDSAPIASAVRAGLKGRAVNLACSGAHAANVLRASEGGVGMRGEKPQNDQLAALARTSRVKLVVLSIGGNDLSFPEVAFRCIRAYTLRDDPCRTEQQRLLDVRLPAMGAAVGAVLDDVHATLAGSGYARGDYRLILQSYPAPLPSASEDKYDGHWRAFKWTGGRCPFTDPDLTWTAKELTPTITSTLRRTAQRHGATFLDLSNAFDGHELCADGTTHPKGSPTSADVEWVRFVDYTGQGEYAESLHPNYYGQRALGICLAKAAAVRGDSTCTATPEKGLAGLRLRTP, via the coding sequence GTGGTCCGCAAAACGGTGCTCGGCGGGTTGCTGGTGGCGATCCTGGCCGCTGCCCTCATGGTCCCGGCCTCGGCGGAGGCGAGCCCGCCGCCGGGTGACCCGGTCGTGGTCAGTCTCGGCGACAGCTACATCTCCGGCACCGCCGGGCGCTGGGCGGGCAACTCCGACGACTTCCTGTTCGACCGCGGCGGCACCGACCGGGCCTGGTCCCGCCAGAAGGGCGAGCTGTTCGGTGACTCCGACCCGGCCCTGATCTACGCGAAGACCGCGAGCAGCGGGTGCTTCCGGTCCGACTCGGCGCCGATCGCGAGTGCCGTGCGGGCCGGGCTGAAGGGCCGGGCGGTCAACCTGGCCTGTTCCGGGGCGCACGCGGCCAACGTGCTGCGCGCGAGCGAGGGCGGGGTCGGGATGCGCGGTGAGAAACCGCAGAACGACCAGCTCGCGGCCCTCGCCCGCACCAGCCGGGTCAAGCTCGTGGTGCTCTCGATCGGTGGCAACGACCTGAGCTTCCCCGAGGTGGCGTTCCGCTGCATCCGCGCCTACACGCTGCGCGACGACCCGTGCCGCACCGAGCAGCAGCGCCTTCTCGACGTCCGGCTGCCCGCGATGGGTGCGGCCGTGGGTGCGGTGCTCGACGACGTGCACGCCACCCTGGCCGGCTCCGGGTACGCGCGGGGCGACTACCGGCTGATCCTGCAGTCGTACCCGGCCCCGTTGCCCAGCGCCTCGGAAGACAAGTACGACGGCCACTGGCGGGCGTTCAAATGGACCGGAGGGCGCTGCCCGTTCACCGATCCCGACCTGACCTGGACCGCGAAAGAACTCACGCCCACGATCACGAGCACGCTGCGCCGCACCGCGCAGCGGCACGGCGCCACCTTCCTCGACCTGAGCAACGCCTTCGACGGGCACGAGCTGTGCGCCGACGGCACCACCCACCCCAAGGGCTCGCCGACCTCGGCCGACGTCGAGTGGGTGCGCTTCGTCGACTACACCGGCCAGGGGGAGTACGCCGAGTCGTTGCACCCGAACTACTACGGGCAGCGGGCGCTCGGCATCTGCCTGGCGAAAGCGGCCGCAGTGCGCGGCGACTCGACCTGCACGGCCACCCCGGAGAAGGGGCTGGCCGGGCTGCGGCTGCGCACGCCGTGA
- the purS gene encoding phosphoribosylformylglycinamidine synthase subunit PurS — translation MGRVVIDVMPKPEILDPQGKAVVGALARLGFSEFDGARQGKRFELEVEGEVDQAVLDRAREAAVTLLSNPVIEDVVAVRAASNQE, via the coding sequence ATGGGTCGCGTCGTGATCGACGTCATGCCGAAGCCGGAGATTCTCGATCCGCAGGGCAAGGCGGTCGTCGGGGCTCTCGCCCGTCTGGGCTTCTCCGAGTTCGACGGAGCCCGGCAGGGCAAGCGTTTCGAGCTCGAGGTCGAGGGTGAGGTCGACCAGGCCGTTCTCGACCGCGCCCGCGAGGCAGCGGTGACGCTGCTCTCCAACCCGGTCATCGAAGACGTCGTGGCCGTCCGGGCCGCCTCGAACCAGGAGTGA